A DNA window from Candidatus Neomarinimicrobiota bacterium contains the following coding sequences:
- a CDS encoding DUF58 domain-containing protein, which translates to MQLRARMVVEGFIVGLHKSPYHGFSVEFAEHRAYGPGDNLRYLDWRLYGKTDRFYVKQFEEETNLKAHLMLDMSKSMAYASGDISKLQYGSYLSAALTYLLLRQQDAVGLTLFDTEIRTHIRPSSRPSMLNNILSHLEHVSPGEETAIGHSLHHLADRINRRGLVIIISDMLDDLDNILNGLKHFRHDKHEVLVFHILDPREVDFAFDAQAKFKDMESGEVMATEPWHIQKDYQNAVDEFRTKLGARCREQHVDYVPLTTDQSLDVALLAYLNKRHSVR; encoded by the coding sequence GCTGAACACCGAGCCTATGGTCCCGGCGACAACCTGCGCTATCTGGATTGGCGTCTGTATGGCAAGACAGATCGCTTTTATGTCAAACAATTTGAAGAAGAAACCAACCTCAAAGCCCACCTCATGCTGGATATGTCCAAATCCATGGCCTATGCATCTGGAGATATCAGCAAATTGCAGTATGGCAGCTATCTATCTGCAGCCCTTACCTATCTTTTACTCAGACAACAGGATGCAGTAGGTCTAACCCTGTTCGATACTGAAATTCGCACCCATATCCGACCTTCATCACGCCCCTCCATGTTGAATAATATTCTCAGCCATCTCGAGCATGTTTCACCAGGCGAGGAAACCGCCATAGGTCATAGCCTTCACCATCTTGCGGATCGAATAAACCGTCGTGGTCTGGTAATTATAATCTCAGATATGTTGGATGACCTGGACAATATTCTGAATGGTCTCAAACATTTCCGACATGATAAACATGAAGTCCTGGTGTTCCACATTCTGGACCCACGCGAAGTGGATTTTGCCTTCGATGCCCAGGCTAAATTCAAGGATATGGAATCAGGTGAGGTCATGGCAACTGAACCCTGGCATATTCAGAAAGACTATCAGAATGCTGTGGATGAGTTCAGAACCAAGCTTGGTGCGCGGTGCCGTGAACAGCATGTGGATTACGTCCCCTTAACCACTGATCAATCCCTGGATGTGGCTCTGCTCGCGTATTTGAACAAGAGACACTCCGTTCGATAA